A genomic window from Cloacibacillus evryensis DSM 19522 includes:
- the trmD gene encoding tRNA (guanosine(37)-N1)-methyltransferase TrmD yields MKISIVTAFPELMRSYLAASVLGRAVAAGKLDAGVIDIRDFAEGDYRQIDDYCYGSGGMMLMAEPLAKALASVSEGGKPYVVYPSPQGTHLYQELVEDLSRKEHLVIICGHYEGVDERFTQKYVDMEISLGDFVLTGGEMPAMAIVDAVSRLIPGVVGNNSSVTEDSFYSGMLDTPHYTRPAEWRGERVPEVLTNGDAKAIDRWRRRRSVERTLDRRPDIAARAGIIPWLSGGAYVMEVHYPVLDKRGEKSSTAITGMDLHDIARACRTYGIKKYLLVTPLAQQREMAKRIAGHWTSGWGSEYNPDRKEAFSTLKIFASVQKALAWVLEKEKREPFKIATTAKRHAGARHWLSLKREILKKDHSPVFMFGTGWGLHDEVMDISDAVMTPITGGCDGWNHLSVRSAVGITLDRFFGWR; encoded by the coding sequence ATGAAAATATCGATAGTCACCGCCTTTCCAGAGCTCATGCGCAGCTACCTTGCCGCCAGCGTCTTAGGACGGGCAGTCGCGGCGGGAAAGCTGGATGCCGGCGTTATCGACATCAGAGACTTTGCGGAGGGCGACTACCGGCAGATAGACGACTACTGTTACGGCAGCGGCGGCATGATGCTGATGGCGGAACCGCTTGCGAAGGCTCTGGCCTCCGTTTCGGAGGGCGGGAAGCCGTACGTCGTCTACCCGAGCCCGCAGGGGACGCACCTTTATCAGGAGCTTGTGGAAGACCTCTCGCGCAAAGAGCATCTGGTGATAATCTGCGGACATTACGAGGGCGTGGACGAACGTTTCACGCAGAAATACGTGGACATGGAGATATCGCTCGGCGACTTTGTGCTTACCGGAGGCGAAATGCCCGCGATGGCGATAGTCGACGCGGTCTCCCGCCTCATACCGGGAGTGGTCGGCAATAACTCCTCGGTCACCGAGGACTCCTTCTACAGCGGCATGCTCGACACACCGCATTACACGCGCCCGGCCGAATGGCGGGGAGAGCGTGTGCCGGAGGTGCTGACCAACGGCGACGCGAAGGCGATCGACCGGTGGCGCCGCCGCCGTTCCGTGGAGCGGACGCTTGACCGGCGGCCCGATATCGCGGCGAGGGCGGGGATAATTCCCTGGCTTTCCGGGGGAGCCTACGTGATGGAGGTGCACTATCCGGTGCTCGATAAACGCGGAGAAAAATCATCCACCGCGATAACGGGGATGGATCTGCACGATATCGCGCGCGCCTGCCGCACCTACGGAATAAAAAAATACCTGCTGGTGACGCCGCTCGCCCAGCAGCGTGAGATGGCAAAGCGGATCGCCGGACACTGGACGTCCGGCTGGGGATCGGAATACAATCCCGACCGCAAGGAGGCCTTCTCAACGCTGAAAATATTCGCCTCCGTCCAGAAGGCGCTGGCGTGGGTGCTCGAGAAGGAAAAGAGAGAGCCCTTCAAGATAGCCACCACGGCGAAACGTCACGCGGGAGCCCGGCACTGGCTCTCCCTTAAGAGGGAGATCCTTAAAAAGGACCACAGCCCGGTCTTCATGTTCGGGACCGGCTGGGGGCTTCACGACGAGGTAATGGATATCTCCGACGCGGTGATGACGCCGATAACGGGCGGCTGCGACGGCTGGAACCATTTATCCGTGAGAAGCGCCGTCGGCATAACGCTTGACAGGTTCTTCGGCTGGCGATAG
- the rplS gene encoding 50S ribosomal protein L19 gives MQDPRIALVEKKFHKDADSIPEFRSGDTVKVHVKVKEGNRERIQVFEGVVIGRQHGGLRENFIVRKMSNGVGVERIFPVHCPSIDKIEVTRKGKVRRAKLYYLRKLSGKAARIKERRDFN, from the coding sequence ATGCAGGATCCCAGAATAGCTCTGGTTGAGAAGAAATTCCATAAAGACGCAGATTCGATTCCTGAATTTCGTTCAGGGGATACGGTCAAGGTCCACGTCAAAGTAAAAGAGGGAAACCGCGAGCGTATCCAGGTATTTGAGGGCGTAGTGATCGGCCGCCAGCACGGCGGTCTTCGCGAGAACTTCATCGTCCGCAAGATGTCGAACGGCGTCGGCGTGGAAAGAATCTTCCCCGTCCACTGCCCGTCGATCGACAAGATCGAAGTGACGCGCAAGGGCAAAGTCCGCCGCGCGAAGCTCTACTATCTCCGTAAACTCAGCGGAAAAGCCGCGAGAATCAAAGAGCGCAGAGACTTCAACTAA
- a CDS encoding transposase, producing MYTNKKGNIFLSMIKDLFDNSIQGYQISRNNNIKLVTDTLKKAFENNNKVVADGPILHSDQGFQYTSHAYFNLTQRYGLKVSMSRKGNCLDNACAENFFSHIKSELVNRVKMGELRGGQRCYRQIYKVL from the coding sequence ATATATACGAACAAAAAGGGTAATATATTCCTCTCCATGATAAAAGATCTCTTTGATAATTCCATACAGGGATATCAAATCAGTCGTAATAATAATATTAAGTTAGTAACCGATACATTGAAGAAAGCATTTGAAAATAATAATAAGGTGGTCGCTGATGGACCAATCCTCCACAGCGACCAGGGGTTTCAATATACAAGCCATGCATATTTCAACCTGACACAAAGATACGGACTCAAGGTCTCGATGTCAAGGAAAGGAAATTGTTTGGATAATGCCTGTGCAGAAAACTTCTTTAGTCACATTAAATCAGAACTCGTCAACCGAGTAAAAATGGGAGAACTACGAGGAGGCCAAAGATGCTATAGACAAATATATAAGGTATTATAA
- a CDS encoding IS3 family transposase, with protein MNKNTYGYRRMTLWLNNFIGIHVNNKRVRRVMKKAGLQAEIRKKKKFKVMSGNIHSYENILNREFRSDRPNQKLVTDITYIRTKRVIYSSP; from the coding sequence ATCAACAAAAACACTTATGGGTACAGGCGAATGACTCTGTGGCTCAACAACTTCATTGGCATTCATGTAAACAATAAGAGGGTAAGGCGTGTTATGAAAAAAGCGGGACTTCAAGCGGAAATAAGAAAAAAGAAAAAGTTTAAAGTGATGTCAGGAAATATCCACAGCTATGAGAATATCCTGAACAGAGAATTTCGTTCCGACAGACCAAACCAGAAACTGGTTACTGATATTACATATATACGAACAAAAAGGGTAATATATTCCTCTCCATGA
- a CDS encoding transposase, with protein sequence MIQGKRTYSKAVKLEAVSAHLEEGRTMVDVTSSFNISSPSLLRRWCKEFIEQGDISSSKQDCPDKKLEVTNSIEKIKELEMQVDVLKKP encoded by the coding sequence ATGATACAAGGAAAAAGAACCTACAGCAAGGCTGTAAAACTTGAAGCTGTTTCGGCTCATTTAGAAGAGGGACGTACTATGGTAGATGTTACCTCATCTTTTAACATTTCAAGTCCCTCTCTTTTAAGACGATGGTGTAAGGAATTTATCGAACAAGGGGATATTTCTAGTTCAAAACAAGACTGTCCAGATAAGAAATTGGAAGTTACAAATAGCATAGAAAAGATTAAAGAGCTGGAAATGCAGGTCGATGTATTAAAAAAGCCTTAG
- a CDS encoding helix-turn-helix domain-containing protein gives MRKRKTEERIKAIEMHKQGIPRRRIAEELGVSHDSVKTWISLYKSGQKDLLDDTRKKNLQQGCKT, from the coding sequence ATGCGTAAACGTAAAACAGAAGAAAGAATAAAAGCAATTGAGATGCACAAACAGGGAATTCCACGAAGGCGGATTGCTGAAGAACTTGGTGTTAGTCATGATTCTGTTAAAACATGGATATCTTTATATAAGAGCGGACAGAAGGACTTACTGGATGATACAAGGAAAAAGAACCTACAGCAAGGCTGTAAAACTTGA
- a CDS encoding reverse transcriptase domain-containing protein — protein MRRKQKTAQAGCSCEDKLEAESTMKAPSIAHTENAGEERAQTLLECILTRANMAEAYKRVVKNGGASGIDGMTVQAMYGHLKEHYPELIQSLYDGSYRPQAVKRVEIPKADGGKRKLGIPTVIDRMIQQAISQVLTPIFEKQFSDGSYGFRKGRSAHQAIEQARIYYGQGYKVSVDIDLAKYFDTVNHNLLIKMLREEIKDERVIRLVRKYLKSGVMENGLISSTTEGTPQGGNLSPLLSNIYLTKFDKLTGKQRTQICKICRRLQHICQKRKSRPKSNGKLRQLS, from the coding sequence ATGCGAAGAAAGCAGAAAACTGCGCAAGCAGGCTGTTCATGCGAGGACAAGCTGGAAGCGGAAAGCACCATGAAAGCGCCGAGTATTGCCCACACAGAAAACGCAGGAGAAGAAAGAGCGCAAACGTTGCTCGAATGTATCCTCACCAGAGCGAACATGGCAGAGGCGTACAAACGGGTAGTCAAAAACGGAGGTGCGTCAGGCATAGATGGAATGACAGTCCAAGCGATGTATGGACACCTGAAGGAGCACTATCCCGAACTTATCCAAAGCCTCTATGATGGAAGCTACAGGCCCCAGGCAGTAAAGAGAGTAGAAATCCCCAAAGCGGACGGAGGAAAGCGCAAGCTGGGAATCCCCACGGTCATAGACCGTATGATACAGCAAGCCATCTCCCAAGTGCTGACGCCAATATTCGAGAAGCAATTCTCCGACGGCAGCTATGGATTCCGCAAAGGGAGAAGCGCCCATCAGGCAATAGAACAGGCTAGGATATATTACGGACAGGGATACAAAGTATCAGTGGATATCGACCTGGCCAAATACTTTGACACAGTCAACCACAACCTGCTCATAAAGATGCTTCGGGAAGAGATAAAAGACGAGCGTGTAATAAGGCTCGTCAGGAAATACCTCAAAAGCGGAGTAATGGAAAACGGGCTCATCAGCTCGACCACAGAAGGAACTCCGCAGGGAGGCAACCTCTCACCGCTCCTCTCCAACATCTACCTTACAAAATTTGACAAACTGACTGGAAAACAGAGGACACAAATTTGTAAGATATGCCGACGACTGCAACATATATGTCAAAAGCGCAAGAGCCGCCCAAAGAGTAATGGGAAACTGCGTCAATTATCTTGA
- a CDS encoding group II intron maturase-specific domain-containing protein, producing the protein MYVKSARAAQRVMGNCVNYLEGTLKLKVNQKKSCIGSPTKLKFLGFSLYPSKGETKIRAHEQSLKRFKDKIRKLTARNQGRSIETIMLNLRKYTTGWLGYYAIAEMKSAMLQLTGWIRRRIRQIYWKQWKRIWPKYKNLRQLGIHHRDAWRWANSRLGCWHIARTWILTTSLTNKYLASQGYDDILLRYEAMRARYRTAVYRTVRTVV; encoded by the coding sequence ATATATGTCAAAAGCGCAAGAGCCGCCCAAAGAGTAATGGGAAACTGCGTCAATTATCTTGAAGGAACGCTGAAACTCAAAGTGAACCAAAAGAAAAGTTGTATCGGAAGCCCGACAAAACTCAAATTTCTTGGTTTCTCCCTCTACCCTAGCAAAGGAGAAACGAAGATAAGGGCACACGAACAAAGCCTGAAACGGTTCAAAGACAAAATCCGAAAACTTACCGCCAGGAATCAGGGACGCTCGATAGAGACCATCATGCTAAACCTCAGGAAATACACGACGGGATGGCTGGGCTACTATGCGATAGCCGAAATGAAAAGCGCGATGTTACAGCTGACTGGATGGATAAGACGCAGGATACGGCAAATCTACTGGAAACAGTGGAAAAGGATATGGCCGAAATACAAGAACCTCAGGCAGCTGGGGATCCATCACAGGGACGCGTGGCGATGGGCAAACAGCAGGCTCGGATGCTGGCATATAGCCAGAACGTGGATACTGACCACCTCACTGACCAACAAATACCTCGCCTCGCAGGGATATGACGATATCCTGCTGCGATATGAGGCAATGCGCGCTCGTTACCGAACCGCCGTATACCGAACGGTACGTACGGTGGTGTGA
- the hydG gene encoding [FeFe] hydrogenase H-cluster radical SAM maturase HydG: MYSKTEFQDSSFIDDAEILGSLEEAKKLAKDHGAVRAILDKARECGGLTHREAAVLLEIDDPQLEHELYALAKEIKERIYGRRIVLFAPLYVANHCVNGCVYCGFHAGNAAMCRKKLTMEEIDREADAILALGHKRIAMEAGEDPVNIPLDYIIECMKRVYAYKNSRGDSIRRINVNIAATTVEEYRRLKAAEIGTFILFQETFHRPTYAKMHPKGPKSNYDWHTTALFRAQEGGIDDVGTGVLYGLYDYKYETVAQLLFAESMEKACGVGPHTISVPRLREAEGVDMKKFPYMPTDEQFLRIIAVIRVATPYTGMILSTRETPETRRRALDLGISQVSAGSCTGIGGYHKEIGQPEQPDTAQFKVSDERTPDEVLTWLCEDGYIPSYCTACYRQGRTGDRFMSLAKSGQIRNICQPNALLTFKEYLIGYGSDHLKELGERVIAGEVEKIPSDKIKELTKERLHKLENGAQDLYF; this comes from the coding sequence ATGTACAGTAAGACGGAGTTTCAGGATTCTTCATTCATTGACGACGCGGAGATATTAGGTTCGCTTGAAGAGGCGAAAAAACTCGCCAAAGACCATGGCGCGGTGCGCGCTATCCTCGACAAGGCGCGCGAGTGCGGCGGCCTCACCCACCGCGAGGCGGCGGTGCTGCTGGAGATCGACGACCCTCAGTTGGAGCATGAACTCTACGCGCTTGCGAAGGAGATAAAGGAGCGCATCTACGGCAGGCGCATCGTGCTTTTCGCGCCGCTTTACGTCGCGAACCACTGCGTCAACGGCTGCGTTTACTGCGGCTTTCACGCCGGCAATGCCGCGATGTGCCGCAAGAAGCTGACGATGGAGGAGATCGACCGTGAGGCGGACGCGATCTTGGCCCTCGGCCACAAGCGTATCGCGATGGAGGCCGGAGAGGACCCTGTGAATATACCCCTCGACTATATCATCGAGTGCATGAAGCGCGTCTACGCCTACAAGAACAGCCGCGGCGACTCGATACGCCGCATCAATGTCAACATCGCGGCAACCACCGTTGAGGAATACCGGCGGCTGAAGGCGGCGGAGATCGGGACTTTTATTCTCTTTCAGGAGACCTTCCACCGCCCCACCTACGCGAAGATGCATCCGAAGGGGCCGAAGAGCAATTACGACTGGCACACGACGGCGCTGTTCCGCGCGCAGGAGGGCGGCATAGACGACGTCGGCACCGGCGTGCTGTACGGGCTTTACGACTATAAATATGAGACGGTGGCCCAGCTGCTCTTCGCCGAATCGATGGAGAAGGCCTGCGGCGTGGGGCCGCACACGATCTCTGTTCCGCGCCTCCGCGAGGCCGAGGGCGTGGATATGAAGAAGTTCCCCTACATGCCGACCGACGAACAGTTCCTGCGCATCATCGCCGTCATCCGCGTCGCCACCCCCTATACGGGAATGATACTCTCGACGCGCGAGACTCCGGAGACACGCCGCCGGGCCCTCGACCTCGGCATCTCACAGGTGAGCGCGGGCTCCTGCACCGGCATCGGCGGCTACCACAAGGAGATCGGCCAGCCGGAGCAGCCGGACACGGCGCAGTTCAAGGTCTCTGACGAACGCACCCCCGACGAGGTGCTGACCTGGCTCTGCGAGGACGGCTATATCCCCAGCTACTGCACCGCCTGTTACCGCCAGGGACGCACCGGCGACCGCTTCATGTCTCTCGCGAAGTCGGGGCAGATACGCAACATCTGTCAGCCGAACGCCCTGCTCACCTTCAAGGAATACCTGATCGGATACGGCTCCGACCATTTGAAGGAACTTGGGGAAAGGGTGATCGCCGGCGAAGTGGAAAAGATACCGAGCGACAAGATCAAGGAGCTGACGAAGGAGCGCCTGCACAAGCTCGAAAACGGCGCGCAGGATCTCTATTTCTAA
- a CDS encoding O-acetylhomoserine aminocarboxypropyltransferase/cysteine synthase family protein — MDENKKRGFMTKALHSGWSCDSATGAAGLPIYASSAFQFRDSAHAAGLFNLEEGGFIYSRLANPTVQAFEAGLNALEGGVGTLATSSGQAAFAHLITALCSSGTNLVVSRKVYGGTLTLLQNIFSRFGVETILVDSDHPCQVEQAVNDGTRGIITEVVGNPMMNVAPLEALSRIARRQGVPLIIDNTFATPALCRPIEWGAHVVVHSTTKYISGNGNLIGGAVVDGGNFDWAAYPDKFPELAKPDRAYHDIVFTERFGKAALAAKLHAAILRDLGGCPSAFDAYLLHLSLGTLGLRMERHSANGLAVAQFLENHPQVEWVRYPGLPSHPQNDMAKVYLKDGCGGMVAFGVKGGVEAGRKLVDSLSLIGHMANLGESRTLIIHPASTTHSQLTTAQRAAAGLSDGLLRLSVGIENVEDIIADLEKGLAAAGK; from the coding sequence ATGGATGAGAACAAAAAGCGCGGTTTTATGACAAAGGCGCTCCACTCGGGGTGGAGCTGCGATTCGGCAACGGGGGCGGCGGGGCTGCCGATCTATGCCTCTTCGGCCTTCCAGTTCCGCGACAGCGCCCACGCCGCGGGGCTCTTCAACCTCGAAGAGGGCGGTTTTATCTATTCGAGGCTCGCGAATCCGACCGTCCAGGCCTTTGAGGCTGGGCTCAACGCTCTTGAGGGCGGGGTGGGCACGCTGGCCACCTCTTCCGGGCAGGCGGCCTTTGCCCACCTGATCACCGCGCTCTGCTCCTCCGGCACGAACCTCGTCGTCTCACGCAAGGTCTACGGAGGCACGCTGACGCTGCTGCAAAACATCTTCTCGCGCTTCGGCGTGGAGACGATCCTCGTCGACAGCGACCATCCCTGCCAGGTGGAGCAGGCCGTCAATGACGGGACCCGCGGCATTATCACCGAAGTCGTCGGCAATCCGATGATGAACGTCGCGCCGCTGGAGGCGCTTTCGCGCATCGCCCGCCGCCAGGGGGTGCCGCTCATCATCGACAACACATTCGCGACGCCGGCGCTTTGCCGCCCGATCGAGTGGGGCGCGCACGTCGTCGTCCATTCGACGACGAAGTATATCTCGGGCAACGGCAACCTCATCGGCGGCGCCGTCGTCGACGGCGGCAATTTTGACTGGGCCGCCTATCCCGATAAGTTCCCCGAGCTGGCGAAGCCGGACAGGGCCTATCACGATATCGTCTTTACGGAGCGTTTCGGCAAGGCGGCGCTGGCCGCGAAGCTCCACGCCGCGATCCTGCGCGATCTCGGCGGCTGTCCCTCGGCCTTTGACGCCTATCTGCTCCACCTCTCTCTCGGCACGCTGGGGCTGCGCATGGAACGCCACAGCGCGAACGGCCTTGCCGTGGCGCAATTCCTTGAAAACCATCCGCAGGTGGAATGGGTCCGCTATCCGGGTCTGCCCAGCCATCCGCAGAACGACATGGCGAAGGTCTACCTCAAAGACGGCTGCGGCGGCATGGTCGCCTTCGGCGTCAAAGGCGGCGTAGAGGCGGGGCGCAAACTCGTCGACAGCCTCAGCCTCATCGGCCACATGGCGAACCTCGGCGAGTCGCGCACATTGATAATCCACCCCGCGAGCACGACGCACAGCCAACTGACGACGGCGCAGCGCGCGGCGGCCGGACTCTCGGACGGCCTGCTGCGTCTCTCTGTCGGCATCGAAAATGTGGAAGACATTATCGCGGATCTTGAAAAGGGTCTTGCGGCGGCGGGAAAATAA